From Coffea arabica cultivar ET-39 chromosome 9c, Coffea Arabica ET-39 HiFi, whole genome shotgun sequence, one genomic window encodes:
- the LOC113708783 gene encoding protein TIC 20-II, chloroplastic-like — MATLPLLRPSVLRHPINPLHHKLHPPPPHSTHLKFPQPSKPITSTMSVSASSKTPTPAADRLMSAASYCFPLFNGFQYGRFLLSEYPILATPFKPIIPVVSAYHSIPYASFISFFAFYLGIVRNPSVSRYVRFNALQALVLDVVLVVPMMVQQILSPGLNLTIFGYNCLFVFLVACFAYALGCSVLGKTPYLPLIAEAASRQLDYS, encoded by the coding sequence ATGGCCACCCTCCCGCTCCTCCGCCCCTCCGTCCTCCGCCACCCTATCAATCCCCTCCACCACAAACTCCATCCACCCCCTCCCCACAGCACCCATCTCAAATTCCCGCAGCCATCAAAACCTATCACTTCCACTATGTCCGTCTCCGCATCCTCCAAAACTCCAACCCCCGCCGCAGACCGTCTAATGTCAGCCGCATCCTACTGCTTCCCCCTCTTCAATGGGTTCCAATACGGCCGCTTCCTCTTATCTGAGTACCCCATTTTAGCGACTCCCTTTAAACCCATCATCCCTGTGGTGTCTGCCTACCACTCCATCCCCTACGCCTCCTTCATCTCCTTCTTCGCCTTCTACCTGGGCATCGTCCGAAACCCGAGCGTCAGCCGGTACGTCCGTTTTAACGCTCTCCAGGCTCTGGTACTCGACGTGGTCCTGGTGGTGCCGATGATGGTGCAGCAGATTTTGTCTCCGGGGCTGAATCTCACCATCTTTGGGTACAATTGCCTCTTTGTGTTCTTGGTGGCTTGCTTTGCTTATGCACTTGGGTGTAGCGTGCTTGGGAAGACTCCTTACTTGCCTCTTATTGCTGAGGCTGCCAGCAGACAATTGGATTACTCCTAA
- the LOC113708784 gene encoding protein TIC 20-II, chloroplastic-like: protein MQFSSNPKPAKNPTICLLLPDQEMAGLPILRLSVLPHPLKPRHPKLHPLLPHRPPPLKTPSPPISSSYSPTPATDRLISAASFFFPLFNGLQYGRFLFSQYPILAAPFKPIIPLLSLYHSVPYASFVSFFALYIGIVRNPSLSRYIRFNALQALVLDVLLVVPMLIQRILSPGQTGLGLKLTIWGYNALFVFLVACFAYGLGCSVLGKTPHLPFVAAAAGRQID from the coding sequence ATGCAGTTCTCCTCCAATCCAAAACCCGCTAAAAACCCCACCATTTGTCTTCTGCTCCCAGATCAAGAAATGGCCGGTCTCCCAATTCTCCGCCTCTCCGTCCTTCCCCACCCGCTCAAACCCCGCCACCCAAAGCTCCACCCACTCCTCCCCCACCGTCCACCACCCCTCAAAACCCCTTCACCACCCATTTCCTCCTCCTACAGCCCCACCCCCGCCACTGACCGCCTAATCTCTGCCGCATCCTTCTTCTTCCCACTCTTCAACGGCCTCCAATACGGACGCTTCCTCTTCTCCCAGTACCCCATCTTAGCTGCCCCCTTCAAGCCCATCATCCCTCTCCTGTCTCTCTACCACTCGGTCCCTTATGCctcttttgtctcctttttTGCCCTCTACATCGGCATAGTCCGGAACCCTAGTCTTAGCCGCTACATTAGATtcaatgctctccaagcccttgttcttGATGTTCTTCTGGTGGTGCCCATGTTGATTCAGAGGATTTTGTCTCCGGGCCAAACTGGCCTCGGGCTCAAGCTCACCATTTGGGGGTATAATGCTCTGTTTGTGTTTTTGGTAGCTTGCTTTGCTTATGGGCTGGGCTGTAGTGTGCTCGGGAAGACTCCCCACTTGCCTTTTGTTGCCGCAGCGGCTGGCAGACAAATCGATTAA